The proteins below come from a single Branchiostoma floridae strain S238N-H82 chromosome 5, Bfl_VNyyK, whole genome shotgun sequence genomic window:
- the LOC118415650 gene encoding uncharacterized protein LOC118415650, whose amino-acid sequence MALSYRKRIAMLVFLSLVTTATASASLCPPLCILAGWNDCVRGQRMMGMTTTCILCQDADVIVTDAPVPAEPCVIGVAPRLAIRGHPFGLLSAKKLSAFDHSVVENLVLVEGGIVDVEGGTFSGFWHLKSLGLDYNRLTRVKRSWFAGLTELIQLRLTHNRITEIDSGCFKDLTNLLMLRLEGNHLQHIDPAWFHGLNTLTELNLEENKIRHLPPGVFHSMPLHHLLLKGNHLSCLVRETLWQTEDYSMFTLGGNNLMTISDEVPQGMKWSLEVYHDIIWLGVHAFSFIVMTYQGILERRLEWKYHPAGPMDIWGIEESTISVPPPFVVVLTDGELAKKATDRCRQVWERNMGVNVDLKGNSSFQLVSLGAGNTSVAMVLFNPQDKQDTNTASGTDSGILNNSSYTGTAHINTKNITCVLIYTHDPPLLFTITVDPRKPPPPCPGSNAYLHVVSVPTSKPQTPPNTTEGYRSENQTTMASMSPPQARTLRTNPEQGSSESQGVLRPIVIYIGVVVGIVFVLILVPIGCLLKGRQKGAEVTVASHGPVSCRTLPAGLCTVSYSPHSYSVIPDHLAAAQRPLPALPHTYAEIPDHIALAQRPLPHIYGEIADNVHAKSARKKTFTLPTRRREQLDVKVSCWSLPSSLHATRTADHDSLDDDTITPYAAAAEPSLPTVTKARQNKRMYDRNDDHSTADRLLAMYARPREVRHHSCVTTYGIPDTYWQWKGTRYTPRRASLPLVRLPNTYWPWVMPEEGTQNTPRRASLPIDTPPNTYWPWEMPEEGTQNTPRRASLPIDTPPNTYWPWVLPEEGTQNTPRRASLPIDTPPNTYWSWVMPEEGTQNTPRRASLPIDTPPNTYWSWVMPEEGTQNTPRRASLPIDTPPNTYWPWEISGSKGREPVTQRK is encoded by the coding sequence ATGGCTCTTAGCTATAGGAAGAGAATCGCCATGTTggttttcctgtccctggtgacTACCGCCACAGCCTCAGCTAGCCTCTGTCCCCCTCTCTGTATTCTAGCAGGCTGGAATGACTGTGTGCGTGGTCAGAGAATGATGGGGATGACAACAACCTGTATCTTATGTCAGGATGCCGACGTCATTGTCACTGATGCACCTGTCCCAGCGGAACCCTGTGTAATAGGGGTAGCGCCACGTCTCGCAATAAGGGGACACCCTTTCGGTCTCCTGTCAGCAAAGAAGCTGTCTGCATTTGACCACTCTGTAGTAGAAAACTTAGTCTTGGTGGAAGGTGGGATTGTAGACGTAGAGGGGGGCACCTTTAGTGGGTTTTGGCACCTGAAGTCCTTGGGCTTGGATTACAACAGACTGACACGTGTCAAACGGAGCTGGTTTGCTGGCTTGACAGAGCTTATTCAACTGCGGCTGACGCACAACAGAATAACGGAGATCGATTCTGGGTGTTTTAAAGACTTGACAAACCTTCTGATGCTCAGACTGGAGGGTAACCACTTACAGCACATAGACCCTGCCTGGTTCCACGGCCTGAATACACTAACGGAGCTGAACTTGGAGGAGAATAAGATAAGGCACCTTCCTCCAGGTGTATTTCACAGCATGCCTCTCCATCATCTGCTCCTGAAAGGCAATCACCTGTCTTGTCTTGTAAGGGAGACCTTGTGGCAGACAGAGGACTACTCCATGTTCACACTGGGCGGAAACAATCTGATGACGATAAGTGATGAAGTTCCACAAGGAATGAAATGGAGCCTGGAGGTTTATCATGACATCATCTGGCTTGGTGTGCACGCCTTCTCGTTCATTGTAATGACTTATCAAGGGATACTCGAGAGGCGTCTGGAGTGGAAATATCACCCAGCAGGCCCTATGGATATATGGGGAATTGAAGAAAGCACAATCTCCGTTCCGCCaccctttgttgttgttctaaCCGATGGTGAACTGGCTAAGAAGGCTACAGACCGGTGCCGGCAGGTGTGGGAACGCAACATGGGCGTTAATGTCGACTTGAAGGGCAACTCGAGCTTTCAACTGGTGTCTCTGGGAGCAGGGAATACATCTGTGGCAATGGTGCTCTTCAACCCCCAAGAcaaacaagacacaaacacagccAGTGGCACTGATTCAGGCATCCTAAACAACAGTTCCTATACAGGGACCGCCCACATAAACACTAAGAATATAACCTGCGTTCTGATCTACACACACGATCCACCATTGCTTTTTACCATCACCGTAGATCCAAGAAAGCCTCCACCCCCATGCCCTGGAAGCAACGCTTACTTACACGTAGTATCCGTCCCGACATCCAAGCCCCAGACACCACCTAATACTACAGAAGGGTACAGATCGGAGAACCAGACCACGATGGCATCCATGTCTCCGCCACAGGCCCGCACTCTCCGGACCAACCCTGAACAAGGCTCGTCAGAATCACAGGGTGTTCTGAGACCCATAGTTATTTACATAGGCGTTGTAGTGGGGATTGTGTTCGTGTTGATCCTTGTACCCATAGGTTGCCTGCTGAAGGGACGACAGAAGGGTGCAGAGGTCACCGTTGCTTCACACGGTCCTGTCTCGTGTAGAACACTGCCAGCAGGTCTTTGTACAGTCTCGTACTCCCCTCACAGCTACTCAGTGATCCCAGACCATCTTGCTGCTGCGCAGCGTCCTCTACCAGCCCTCCCACACACATACGCAGAGATTCCAGATCACATAGCTCTTGCTCAGCGGCCTCTGCCTCACATATATGGGGAGATCGCAGACAATGTCCATGCAAAGTCAGCGCGAAAGAAGACTTTCACGCTCCCTACGAGAAGACGTGAACAGCTAGACGTTAAGGTGTCCTGTTGGTCGTTGCCTTCATCCCTCCATGCTACCAGGACAGCAGACCATGACAGCCTTGATGATGACACTATCACCCCCTACGCTGCTGCTGCAGAACCATCGCTTCCAACAGTCACAAAGGCCCgacaaaataaaagaatgtaTGATAGGAACGATGACCATTCTACAGCTGACAGACTTCTTGCTATGTACGCAAGGCCTAGGGAAGTCCGACATCACAGCTGTGTCACTACTTACGGAATCCCTGATACTTACTGGCAATGGAAGGGAACTCGTTACACACCGCGGCGTGCGTCCCTTCCGCTTGTCAGactacctaacacctactggccatgggtgATGCCAGAGGAGGGAACGCaaaacacaccacggcgtgcgtccctccccaTCGacacaccacctaacacctactggccatgggagatgcCAGAGGAGGGAACCCaaaacacaccacggcgtgcatCCCTCCCCATCGACACAccgcctaacacctactggccatgggtgCTGCCAGAGGAGGGAACCCaaaacacaccacggcgtgcatCCCTCCCCATCGacacaccacctaacacctactggtcATGGGTGATGCCAGAGGAGGGAACCCaaaacacaccacggcgtgcatCCCTCCCCATCGacacaccacctaacacctactggtcATGGGTGATGCCAGAGGAGGGAACCCaaaacacaccacggcgtgcatCCCTCCCCATCGACACAccgcctaacacctactggccatgggagatatcaGGAAGTAAGGGAAGAGAACCCGTAACACAACGCAAATAG